DNA sequence from the Bradyrhizobium diazoefficiens genome:
TCCGGGAGACTGACGTCGGCGAAATCATCCGGGCGAAGAGCTCGGCCTTCGATGCCATTCTCCTCGACGTCGACAACGGGCCGGAAGGGCTGACCCGGAAGGGTAATGACGCGCTCTACACTGCGAGCGGGCTGAACGCGGCGAGAACGGCGCTGCGGCCGGGCGGTGTGCTCGCCGTCTGGTCGTCGGGACCCAATCCCGCCTTTACCAGGCGGCTTGGCCGCGCCGGCTTCGACGTCAACGAGGTCAACGTCCGCGCCACCGGGAGAGGCGGCGGCGCGCGGCATGTCATCTGGATCGCGCGAAAGAACTAAGCCGCCTGCGCCGCAGCGCCATGCGCATGCTTGTCGATAGCGCCGATGATTTCCGGCCAGAAGCGCATCGGCAGCGCATGACCCATGCCTTCGATCATCAACAGCTTTGCACCCGGAATCGATTCCGCTGTGTCCTTGCCGCCCTCGGGTCGAACCAGCGGATCGATGGTGCCATGGATCACCAGCGTCGGCGTCCTGACGTTATAGAGCCGCTCCTTGCGACTACCGGAGGCGAGCACGGCGCGCAGCTGCCGGCCGACGCCAGCCGGATTGAGCCCGCGAGCAAAGACGCGTTCGGCCCGGCCAGGATCGAGCGCCTCTTCCTCCGGAAAGGAACCGGCGCGCAAGATCTTCCAGGTCTCGCCGAAGCGGGTGATGAACTCCTCCTTGCTGCGCGGCGGCGGTGCCATCAGCATCGCGGCGGCCTCCCGCGTTGGGGGCGGCACGCGCGGATTGCCTGTCGTCGACATGATCGAGGTCAGCGAGCGTACGCGCCCGGGAAACGACAATGTCACCTCCTGCGCGATCATGCCGCCCATGGACGCGCCGACCAGATGCGCCGACTTGATGGCGAGCGCATCCATCAGGCCGATCGTGTCCCTCGCCATGTCGATGAGCTTGTAGGGGGCGGCCACTGGAATTCTGAGAAAGCGCAGCTTCATCAGTTCGAGCGGGGTCAGGCGCTTGCCGCCGGTCATGTGGCTGGACTTGCCGATATCGCGATTGTCGAAACGGATCACGCGAAAGCCGCGCGCGGCGAGCTGCTCGCAGAACCCATCGTCCCAGTGGATCATCTGCGCTCCGAGCCCCATGATCAGCAACAGCGGCTCGGCATTGTCGTTGCCAAAAATCTCGTAGCAGATGTCGATGCCATTGGCGCGAAGAGTCTGGGGCGGCTGATGGCCAATCACAGGGCGTGTTCCCTTAGCTTTTTGATCAATGCTGTATTGCACGGTTTCCCGCGGCAAAGAAGCCATATGCGCGGCACCCGATTGCTTGTCGGTTGACCGGCGCCCCGCAACGGTGTGGTATGGCGGAAAAAGAAGGGCACAAGCCCTCCGCATCGGGAGGACGCTGATGACCGACAAGATCACCGATCCAGTTGCCTTGTGGCAGAAGATGGTCGGCGAAATGGAGAAGGGGTTCAACGCCTTCGCCACCAAGGCGATGGAGACGCCGGAATTCTCGCAGGCCATGAACCGCGCCGGCGGCGCTGCTGCGGGCGCTCAGAAGCAGTTCGGCGATCTCATGGAGAAGTACCTGCTCTCGATGAACCTACCGAGCCGCGAGCAGATGACCGGAATCGCCGAACGGCTGCAGTCGATCGAAGGGCAACTCGGCGAGATCAGGTCGATGCTGAGCAAGATGTCGGCCAGCTCCGGATCGCAGACCGGCACTGCGCCGCGGCCGCCGCGCACCAAGCGTCCGCCATCCGAGGGCGGAGAGCAAAAATGAACGCGCCGGCGGGACTTGATCTCGCGGCGATCCCGGAGCGGATCCAGACCGAGGTGCAGCGCGCCATCCAGCGCAGCATCAAGGGCGTCGAATATTTCTCGAGCTCCGGCCCCACGCTCGGCTCGACGCCGAAGGATGTGCTGCATTCGCGCGGCACGATGAGCCTCTATCACTACCAGCCGATGTCGGACGAGATCTACCGCGTGCCGGTGCTGATCGTGATGGCCACCACCAACCGCGGCTACATCCTCGATCTCGTGCCCGGCCAGAGTTTCATCGAGTTCCTGCTCAGGCGCGGCTATGATGTCTACATGCTCGACTGGAGCGCGCCGCGGCCGGAGGAGAAGAGCCTGCGGATGGAGGACTACGTCCTCGACTTCATCCCGGATTGCGTCCGCCGCGTGCAGGCCGATTCCGGCGAGCAGGACGTCTCCGTGATCGGCTATTGCTTCGGCGGCGTGCTGTCGCTGCTTTACGGATCGATCTTCCCGGACGGGCCGATGAAGAATTTGATCTGCTTCACCACGCCGATCGACTTTCGCGAGATGAAGCTGTTCTCGAACTTCTCCGACCGCCGCTATTTCGATGTCGATCGCCTCGTCGACAGCGTCGGCAATTTGCCGCCGGAGATGATCCTGTCCTCGTTCGAGATGCTGCGCCCGGCCTCGCGCACGGTGAGCCAGATCCAGCTCTGGGAGAACATCTGGAACGACGAGTTCGTGAAATCGTACCGGATGTTCGACCGCTGGGCGACCGACACGCTGCCGCTCGCGGGCGAATATTTCCGCGGTATCACCAAGGATCTGATGTGGGATAACAAGCTGTTCAACGACACGATGTCGGTCGGCGGCCGGCCGGCGAGGCTCGAGAACATCAAGGTGCCGATCCTGCATGCAGTCGCCGAGCACGATCATATCGTGCCCTATGACGCGGCAAGACACCTGATCGCGAAGATCGGCTCCGCGGACAAGGAGGAGGTGATGCTGAAAGGCGGTCACGTCTCGCTGGTCGCCGGCGCCAACGCGGTGAAGCGGCTTTGGCCGAAACTGGATTCCTGGCTGGGGACAAGATCGACATGAGTGAACAGCGTTCCTATCCGAGAGTTGTCAAGCTAGAGGCCGGCGATATCGAGATCCGCCTGATGTCGCCTGCGGACGAAGCCGCCGTGCTCGCCTTCGGAAAGGGCCTGCCGACCCATGATCTGTTGTTCCTGCCGCGCAACATCAGCGAGCCCAAGGTGCTGTCGGCCTGGGTCAAGGAGATCGAGCGCGGCGCGATCCAGAGTCTGCTCGCGGTGAAGGATGGCAAGGTCGTCGGCTGCGGCACGCTGGTGCGCGATCCGCACTCCTGGTCGCCGCATGTCGGGGAGATCCGCATGGTGGTGTCGCAGGACGTGCGCGGACAAGGGGTGGGGAAGGCGCTGTCGCAGGAGACATTCGCGCTGGCGCTCGGGGCGGGGCTGGAGAAGCTCTCGGTCCAGATGACGGTCGACCAGCAGGCGGCCATCGCGCTGTTTGAGAGCCTCGGGTTCAAGGCCGAGGCGCTGCTGCGCGACCATGTCAGGGACCTCGACGGTAAGACCCATGACATCGTCGTGCTCGGCCACAACATTGCGCAGGTCCAGGCGCAGATGGAAGCCTACGGGCTGCCGGGTGCGGTTCAGCATTGAGTAGCGCCGCCCGGGACCAAGAAACGGCAATTCAACCCCATGCAAAGTAGGCAGCCTGCGAAAGCGGCAGGTCGCCTGCCGTCAGGCCATTCACGATTTCGTGATATCGCACTGCAATATGGATATTGCACCGCACAATTAACTATGCCATATAAGCCATGCCCCGGGCCAATGCGGACGGGGTGAGCCCATAGCTCAACCTAATGAGGATGGAGAGAACCCCATGACCACCGAAACCAACACCGCTTTCGAGGGCTTCAAAGACGCTTTCAAGAACATCCAGAATCTGGAAGTTCCCGAGGCTGCCCGCGAGTTCGTCAAGAAGTCCGCCAACACCGCCAAAGATCGTGCTGCCGAGGTGTTCGCCGGCTCCGAGCGCGTGACCGCCGCCGTGGAGAACGCGGTGACCGAATCCGTCGCTGAAGCTGGCAAGATCAGCCGCAGCATCCAGCAGGCGATCTACGAGGATGCCGAGGCGTTCTTCGCAGGCATCGACAAGCTCGCGTCCGCCAAGTCGTTCAGCGAAGCCGTCGAGATCCAGTCGAGCCTGCTCCGCGCTCGCGGCGAAGCGTTCGTCTCGCGCGCCAAGGCGACCACCGACTATTTCGGCAAGCTCGCCGCCAACGGCGCGAAGTCCGCTCAGGACAACTTTGCCAAGGTCTACACCAAGACCGCCTGATCCGACGCTCTCAGTACAAACTGAAATTTTGAGGCCCGCTTCGGCGGGCCTTTTGTTTTGCGCTGCCGTCATTGCTTCGCTTCGTTTGCAATGACGAGTAGGGTGATGCCGTGATGACTCGCCCCGCCGACTTCTCCTTCGACACTCCCGGCGATGCCGAACGTGCGGCCGAGCTGCGCCGGGTGAAGGCGCTCGCGACGCTGGTGCTGGCCTCAACTCTTCTGCTGTTCGTCGTCGCGAAATGGCTGCTGCCTGTGCACCCCGTGTTCGGCTTCATCGCCGCCTTCGCGGAAGCCGCGACCATCGGCGGGCTTGCCGACTGGTACGCGGTGGTCGCGCTGTTCAAGCGGCCGCTTGGCCTGCCGATCCCGCACACAGCGATCATCCAGAGCAATCAGGCCCGCATCGCCGACAAGCTCGGCGAGTTCATCCAGGTGCATTTCCTCGAGGCCGGCCCGGTCGAGGCCAAGTTGAATGAGATCGATTTCGGCTCCTTCGTTGCCGACTGGCTGCGCGAGCGCAAGCGCAGCGATGATCTCGCGCGCTTCGCGCTGCGCCTGCTGCCGGAGGCCTTCTCCGCAACCGAGACCTCCGGCCTGATGACCTTCATCATCCGCCGCCTGTCCTCGCAGCTCCAGGCGGTCGACCTCGCGCCGCTCGCCGCCGGCACGCTGCGCGGCTTCGTGGCGGAGGGACGCCATCAGATATTGTTCGACGATCTCCTGCGCGTGATGCACGAGACGCTGACTCGAGCCGAGACCATGGCGATGATCCGCGAAAAGGTGCGTGCGGAGTTGCCGACCCTGCTCAGGCTCTATCGCGCCGACAAGTTTCTGGTGAACAAGATCGTGGCGTCCGCCACCGCTTTCTTCAATGAAGTGCGCAGCGATCCCAAGCATCCGTTCCGGGGCGAGTTCGACCGCATGGTGCTGAGCTTCGTTGACAGCCTCGGCACCGACCAGGCCTATATCGATCGCATCGACGGCTTGAAGCGCGATCTGCTGGCCCGACCCGAGCTTGCCGAGCTCGCCCGCGCTGTGTGGGCGAACACGCGCTCCTTCATCGAACGCAGCGCGTCCGGCGAGACGCAGGTGCTGCAGCATCATCTCGCCGGCGTGTTTGTCGCCGCCGGCGAGGCGCTCGCCGGCGATACCGAGCTGCGCGGCGAGATCAACAAGGGCTTGGTGATGGTGCTGCGCAGCTTCGTCGCGGACCAGAAAAGCGGCGTCTCGACCTTCATCTCCGATCAGGTTAAGGCGTGGAATATGGCGCAGCTGATTTCGCTGATCGAAATCAACATCGGCCGCGACCTGCAATACATCCGCTTCAATGGCTCGCTGATCGGTGGCCTCGCCGGGCTCGCGCTCTACTCCGTAGAATTCCTGCTCCGATTGTTGTGACTTTTGCGTCACGCCCGTTAGCATTAACGCGCGGGCCTATTGTGACCTCGCGTCTCTCCAGCTTGAATGTCAGGAACCGGCCGCTTAGCTGATTCATGTTGCGCTGCGGAACGTTCGAGAAGCCGGCGTATTGGAATTCATGCCCGTTTGCCGGCATCGCGGCCGGCGCCTTCTCCAAGGGATTCATTGATGACCGTTACTGCCCAGATGCTGCGCCCGCCGTCCCGTACCCTGATGTTTCTGGAAGGGCGCGCGATCCATGAGTTCGGTGCATTCCTCGGCGCGCTGCCGCTCTTGAGCCTCGCGCCGCGCGGCGATGGGCATCCGGTGCTGGTGCTGCCGGGCCTCGTGGCCTCCGACGCGTCCACGCGCGCGCTGCGCACGTTTCTGACCAGTAAGGGTTACGCGGTGAGCGGCTGGCGGCAGGGCCGCAACTACGGCCTGCGGCCAGGCGTGCAGCATGCCATGATCGATCTGGTTCAGGAGCTCAACGACGCCCATGACCGCAAGGTCAGCCTGGTCGGCTGGAGTCTCGGCGGCCTCTATGCGCGCCAGCTTGCCAAAATGATGCCGGAGCGCGTGCGCCAGGTGATCACGCTTGGCAGCCCCTTCGCAGGCGATCCCCACTCGACCAATGCGTGGCGCGTCTATGAGTGGGCGAGCGGCCGCAAGTCCGACGAGGTCGATCCACAGTTCGGCGGCGATCTCGCCGTCCCGCCGCCGGTGCCGACCACGGCGATCTTCAGCCGCACCGACGGCGTCTGCGCCTGGCAGGGCTGCATGGAGAAAGCGGGCGAGCAGACCGAGAGCATCGAGATCGAGAGCAGCCATTGCGGCATGGGGCACCATCCCGCGGCGGTCTATGCGGTGGCCGACCGCCTCGCACAGAAGGAAGGCCAGTGGCGGCCGTTCGACCGCAGCGGTTGGCGCAGCCTCGCCTATCCCGATCCGCACAGATAGCGGGCTTGCATGGTTCGAGACGCGCGGCTGTGCCGCGCTCCTCACCATGAGGGTTGAGAACGATGAGGCCGCGTGAAAGCGGCTAGACCTCATCCTGAGGAGGCGTGAAGCGCCGTCTCGAAGGATCGAGCCCGGCTCTCGCCTCCATTGTCGCGCCCCTCCGTTGTCCCAACCGCACAATTCGCGCTATGCCTCACGCATGGCGCATCCGCTTTCCCGTATCGTCGACCAGCTCAAGCGCGAGCCCTCGCGCACGGGCTCGATCATCATCACTGTATTCGGCGATGCCATCGTGCCGCGCGGCGGCTCGGTGTGGCTCGGCACACTGCTGGAATTCTTCGAAAGCCTTGA
Encoded proteins:
- a CDS encoding alpha/beta hydrolase; protein product: MIGHQPPQTLRANGIDICYEIFGNDNAEPLLLIMGLGAQMIHWDDGFCEQLAARGFRVIRFDNRDIGKSSHMTGGKRLTPLELMKLRFLRIPVAAPYKLIDMARDTIGLMDALAIKSAHLVGASMGGMIAQEVTLSFPGRVRSLTSIMSTTGNPRVPPPTREAAAMLMAPPPRSKEEFITRFGETWKILRAGSFPEEEALDPGRAERVFARGLNPAGVGRQLRAVLASGSRKERLYNVRTPTLVIHGTIDPLVRPEGGKDTAESIPGAKLLMIEGMGHALPMRFWPEIIGAIDKHAHGAAAQAA
- a CDS encoding alpha/beta hydrolase, with the translated sequence MTVTAQMLRPPSRTLMFLEGRAIHEFGAFLGALPLLSLAPRGDGHPVLVLPGLVASDASTRALRTFLTSKGYAVSGWRQGRNYGLRPGVQHAMIDLVQELNDAHDRKVSLVGWSLGGLYARQLAKMMPERVRQVITLGSPFAGDPHSTNAWRVYEWASGRKSDEVDPQFGGDLAVPPPVPTTAIFSRTDGVCAWQGCMEKAGEQTESIEIESSHCGMGHHPAAVYAVADRLAQKEGQWRPFDRSGWRSLAYPDPHR
- a CDS encoding DUF445 domain-containing protein, which encodes MTRPADFSFDTPGDAERAAELRRVKALATLVLASTLLLFVVAKWLLPVHPVFGFIAAFAEAATIGGLADWYAVVALFKRPLGLPIPHTAIIQSNQARIADKLGEFIQVHFLEAGPVEAKLNEIDFGSFVADWLRERKRSDDLARFALRLLPEAFSATETSGLMTFIIRRLSSQLQAVDLAPLAAGTLRGFVAEGRHQILFDDLLRVMHETLTRAETMAMIREKVRAELPTLLRLYRADKFLVNKIVASATAFFNEVRSDPKHPFRGEFDRMVLSFVDSLGTDQAYIDRIDGLKRDLLARPELAELARAVWANTRSFIERSASGETQVLQHHLAGVFVAAGEALAGDTELRGEINKGLVMVLRSFVADQKSGVSTFISDQVKAWNMAQLISLIEINIGRDLQYIRFNGSLIGGLAGLALYSVEFLLRLL
- a CDS encoding GNAT family N-acetyltransferase, with product MSEQRSYPRVVKLEAGDIEIRLMSPADEAAVLAFGKGLPTHDLLFLPRNISEPKVLSAWVKEIERGAIQSLLAVKDGKVVGCGTLVRDPHSWSPHVGEIRMVVSQDVRGQGVGKALSQETFALALGAGLEKLSVQMTVDQQAAIALFESLGFKAEALLRDHVRDLDGKTHDIVVLGHNIAQVQAQMEAYGLPGAVQH
- a CDS encoding alpha/beta fold hydrolase is translated as MNAPAGLDLAAIPERIQTEVQRAIQRSIKGVEYFSSSGPTLGSTPKDVLHSRGTMSLYHYQPMSDEIYRVPVLIVMATTNRGYILDLVPGQSFIEFLLRRGYDVYMLDWSAPRPEEKSLRMEDYVLDFIPDCVRRVQADSGEQDVSVIGYCFGGVLSLLYGSIFPDGPMKNLICFTTPIDFREMKLFSNFSDRRYFDVDRLVDSVGNLPPEMILSSFEMLRPASRTVSQIQLWENIWNDEFVKSYRMFDRWATDTLPLAGEYFRGITKDLMWDNKLFNDTMSVGGRPARLENIKVPILHAVAEHDHIVPYDAARHLIAKIGSADKEEVMLKGGHVSLVAGANAVKRLWPKLDSWLGTRST
- a CDS encoding phasin is translated as MTTETNTAFEGFKDAFKNIQNLEVPEAAREFVKKSANTAKDRAAEVFAGSERVTAAVENAVTESVAEAGKISRSIQQAIYEDAEAFFAGIDKLASAKSFSEAVEIQSSLLRARGEAFVSRAKATTDYFGKLAANGAKSAQDNFAKVYTKTA